Within Suricata suricatta isolate VVHF042 chromosome 12, meerkat_22Aug2017_6uvM2_HiC, whole genome shotgun sequence, the genomic segment CTTGGGAAGCAGTGATCCGTGGGTCGAGCTCTGCTTGCCACAGGCACACAGGAGTCACGGGCACTTTAGCTGTGCGTACTGCCGCGgggatgggggtgtggggagcTCCCAGGGGCCCTCTCACTCAGAGGTGGGAGcgtcaggaaggcttcctggagaaagtgATGCTTGGGTTGAAACCTGCAGGAGTAGATGTTCACTGATAGAGGGCAAGGTGTGTGCCGGGCCAAGGAAATGGGTACACGGCCTGTGGAGAGGGGGAACGTGGCCGGCCAGGGCCCTGCCAGCCTAGCTAAGGAGTTTGGACCTTATTTACAGGGCAGAGGGGAGCCATCGGAGGGGTTTAAGTAGCAGAGGGATGAGGtcggctattttttttttttaaagaaagatcatACTGACTGCTGTGTGGAGCATAGAGCCAGGGACAGCCAGTTAGGAGATGAAGAGAACTTTTGACAGTGGCAGCGGGGCTGGAGAGAAGGGGCTGTTGGGTTTTAAATCCGTAGCACTCGGTGACTTGAAAGGAGGGGGGAGTGGGGACCGCAGCCTGGGTTTGGGCAGTGCCATCGGCCgaggtgggtggtgggaggaCGTGTGGAGCGGTCGGCCAACCTCTGGGCAGGTTGCTGGGTCTGGGAGTGGGGTTGGATCCCGGGACTCCTCCAAGGAAGTGCCGGGTTTGACCCCACCCCTCCGACAGACCAGGATCAACATCCTGGAGTGGTCCAACCAGAAGGAGCTGCAGCAGCTGACGCAGGAACTTAAGGagtgggaggagaaggaggagtccAAGATGAAGGGTAAGAATCCCGGGGGCGAGCTCCCCGATCCCCTCTCGGGCTCCTGGGAGGTCAGCGGGGCACCCGCCTTGCACCTGCCTTTTGGAGACCAGCACACTCGTCATCTCCCTGCTTAGGCAGATGCGAGGCAGGGACTGTTCACCCATTGTGCAGCTGGGAAAGCTGAAGCTGAAGGAAGTGAAAGTAGCCTGCCCAAGGTCGGGTAGCTGGGAGCCAGAATCCAGCCCCAGCTTGCCCCTGTTTCCTGCCAAGGTCCTTCTGGGAGTCCGTGGCTGGGCCTGGGCTCAGGTCTTCGACGTGTTGAGCCTGCGGTTTCTTTCCCCGGAGCAGACTGGAAGCCCTCTGAGGGACGGGGTGATGCATCATCAAGCCTCAGACCCCGGGACGCCACCCCCCACGGAGGGCGGCAGGACAGACTTTGTCTTCCTGGTTGTTTCATGGGCTCCTTGCCTTGGGAGCGGGTGTgtgaggagactgaggtccaGGGAGGGACAGTCTTGGCGAGGGGCGCCCAGTAAGTCAGCTGGGATTAGTCTAGGGATGTTGCCCCGACTGTATCTCATTCCTACCCAGTCTCCTCCTGCTGGGGGTAAGACTCTCTAGTGACTTAGCTTCTCACTGCCTCCCAGCCTCGTGTGAGCCTGCTTCAGCCAGAGCCCAGTCCACTGGCCTGTGGAGAGCTTTGCCTCCCGGATCTCCTGGGAGGGGTCTTTGAGGGAAGgtcctgtctcttgtctctctccagACCTGGAGCAGCAGGTGGAACAGCTGAATGCCAAGATCGAGAAGACCCACAAGGAAGTGAGCTTCCTGAGCACATACATGGACCACGAGTACCCGGTCAAGGCGGTCCAGATTGCCAACCTGGTGCGTGAGCTACAGCAGATGAAGGATGCCCAGCAGGTAGGTGGGTCCTTGGCCCCGCCCCTCTGGACCTCGCTGGAGACAGGGCTGGTGGCCAACACCACATCTTCCTGCCGGCCCCTAGAATGAGCTGGATGACCTGAATGAGATGTGCAGAATGGTCCTGGAGTATTTGTCTGAGCAGATTCTGAAGACACAGAAAAACCTTCTGAGGTCTCTGGTGGTGGTGAGTAGCCAGCCACTGGGTGGGTACCTGGTCTGGCTGCAGTCCTGCTTtcttccctgccctctgcctctgggCCCCTGTGCCCCCCACAGGTCTCTACCAGGCACGGGTGCCCAGAAAGAGGCACTGGGGGACCgacctctccttcctccccagaaaAGCCAGAAGCCCCATCAGGAAGCTCTTCTGCAGAAGATCCGGGAGGGCCAGCAGATGCTGAGACATATAGACAAGTTGAGAGAAGTGAGTGGGCACGGAAGGTGATGGTCCCTTTAGAAGGGAGCAGAAAGGTGGGCggtccccagggcctgggggagtCAGGCCCGTCCTGATCTGGTGCTCAGGAGGTCTCCAGCTCTGGTGCTGGCCTCCCTCCTAGCTAGTGCCATTCCCGTCACCTGTCACTCATCTTAGGAGGAGGTTAGTGCCCGTTAGCCTTGCCTCCTTGACTGGCATCATCACCGATGATGACCCGTTAGCAACATCCCCAGACATTGTCTGCTCAGCCGTCATTTATTTCACTGTCATTACCACACCCTGTATTCATCCTTTGATTTTTGTCACTCCCTGCCACCCGTTACCCGTGTTAATGAACTTCACCGTCACCCCCATCTCACATTAATTTTCATTATCATCCTCCTTCACCCGCCGTCGGCGGTGAGTGGCCTTCGCTGCCAGCCCTCATTAGTTCTCATTATCAGGTCCTGTCCCGCTTTGCCACCCGTCTCCATTCTCTGTGGTCTCCTGGCCACTTTCAGCACCGTCAGACGTTGGCACCAACTCGCGAACCCAGGGAGCCCCAGATGTCCTCACGCTACCTCTGTTCTGCCCTGTTGGCTTCTCACTTTCCCCTGCTGGGCCTCTCCCCCTCAGTTTATCAGCCAGTTTGAGAAGGAAATACCCATCCTGAAGGCCGAGGTGGAGCAGCTCCAAGTCCAAGTCCAGGAGCCCCGAGAGATCGTGTTTGCAGATGTTCTGCTTCGGAGACCCAAGTATGTGATCCTCTTGGCGGCTGCCTCTTAAACTTGCCGCGCTGTGGACTTGAAGAGGCCCCCTGTTCCTGGGGAAGGCAGGACCCTGTATGGGGTCAGGGAGATCTGGGTCCGGGCTCGGCTCTGCAGTTGGCCACATGGCAGACGTGACCCTCCCCGTCTGGGCCTGCTTGTCCCACCGGTGCAGGCAGCTGACTTAGGTAGTTTCTTTGGTCCCCCTTCCGGTTCACCGATTCCAGGTTTCCACCACGTGGGTGCTCCCCTAAGCTCCTGGGTTGTTCAGGAAGATGGGAGTTGCGTGGGGTGGTTGGCTCCAGGGAGCAACAGCGGGAAGCCACTGTGAGGAGAGCAGGGTGTCCTCCCCGCTGGGCAGGCTGCCGGGCTCCAGGGGAAGAAGCTCTTTCCTCCCAAAGCCGGTTCTCTGCCGCCTTCCTTGGGTCAGGCCCTTTGGCGGAGAGCCTGGGGGTCCCGCTAGGCCCAGCCTCTCTCTGATGGCATGCAGGGCCTGGGGCATCTCTGTGTGGAGCCCCCACATAGGCAGCTGACCTCAGAAGACAGATCCTGGTTAGAGATGGAAATTTGGGCATTGCCAATATAGAgatgccttttcttctctttctcctcctcctctcttccttcctctttctcctcctcctcttctttttttaatgtttatttttgagacagaaagagacagaacacgagcaggggagggccagagagagagggagacacagaatctgaagcaggctccaggctctgagccgtcatcacagagcccgactcggggctcaaacccacggactgcgagatcatgacccgagctgaagttggacgcttcaccgactgagccacctgggcgcccctagagatgctttttctttttaccattatTATGAAACGTTTCAAGTATACAGACAGTAGAGAGAATATGACGAGGAATGCCCAGTTGCCTATGTAGTTTTAGAAGCTGTGAAGTTTTTGCCACATTGGCCTCATCTTcactccttccctttttctcgTGACGTGTTGTGACTTGCAGACAGCCTGACGTTTCACGCCTAAAGATGTCCGTGTGCGCCAGGAGATGAGGGAGTGTGAGTGTGGATGAGAGCAGCGGGACGGAGTGGAGAGAGAATATCATGTGTGTCTCCCCCCCGTGTGCTGGGTCCGGGCCCGGGATGCACTGCAGGTGCAAACCCATTGCTCTTGCTACTTTGTGGAGAGAATGATGCCTGCTCGTTACTGAGCACTGTTTACGAGCCGGCATGGTCTCGCTCAGGCCGCCTGAGCAACGAAGGTTGCAATCATCACCCCGGTTTGACCAGTGAGGAAGTTGAGGCCGCTCTGCGGTCATGCGCGAGTGCTTGTTACGGAGGTGCCAGGTGCCGGCGGAAGGAGCAGAGCCAGAGGGGAGCAGTTTGCTCAAGGGGACACAGAGCCACGTTTCCATTCCAAGCCTGTCACTCTGACTGTAAAGAGGGTACTTGTTGTGAGGAGCCCCCAGCATTTCAGGGCTGAGTTCCTGCTCCCTCTTGACCTTAAACCGCGGTAGGGGGACATTAGTCACGCCAGACCCATTCTTTTGCCATTTCtggcgtgtgtgtgcacatgcgcatgcacacacgcacacttgGGCTGCAGGGTCACAGGTGTTTCGGGATGGATCGAAGGAGCAGGGCTCCCGAGGGCCTGCCCCCCCTCTGCAGCTCTGGCGCCCTGCGTGGCTTCTCACACCTTATTTGCTCTTCCCTACCAGGTGCACCCCAGACATGGACGTCACCCTCAACATCCCCGTGGAAGAGCCGCTCCCCTTCTAGATGGCGGGCCACGGGCCACCCTTCCGACCCTGCCCCACCCGCTCACCCGGAGCCTTGACTTCTCTCCTTCCACGACCACGTCTCCGCTCAGAGCCTGgtctgccctccctctccccctccctctctccctttcttccttactccctccttccctcccccccctccccatcctccttcctctcccttctccctttctccctccaaccttcttcttttctttctggttggTTCTGCTGGTTGGGCCAGGTGGGCATTCCCAGTGAAGTCTGCCATTCCTTCTTACCAATAAAGCTGGCTTTGCATTTGCTCTTTTGCTTGGAGATTTCCAGCTAGGCTGAGAAGATGTGGTGGGCATGGATTACCTTAAGATGAGGGGTGGGTAAGTAACTGTGCTGACCATGTCTGGGGGCATGTGCCCCTTCATAATGGCCTATGGCTGGGCCTGAAAAATCACATAGGTTGCTTTTTTGTcaagtgtctatttatttttgagagagacacagtgtgagcaggggaggggtagagagagagggacacagaatctgaagcaggctccaggctctgagctgtcagcatagagcccgatgtgaggctcgaactcatgaaccatgagatcatgacccactgagtcacccaggcaccctggtggtttttttaaattttaaatgtttgtttattttgagagagagacagggagtgagcaggggatgccagagaggagacaggatccaaagtaggcctcaggctctgagctgtcagcacagagcctgatgtggggctcgaactcacaaactgcgatcataacctgagcccaagttggctgcttaaccaactgagccatccaggtgctcccaaaatCACTTAGGTTTTTAGCCAGGAGATAGACACCGTATAGTAAGGAACAAATGAATTCTGGAAAGGAAAACCAAGGAAGGCAGACTGAATGTTCAGATTCCCTCACACCCCACACAGCCATCACGCCTCAGATGTGATGGAgtaaccccccccccgccccaccccccgcaTGCACTGCTGTGCAGGGACCTCCCCCTATTCACCAGGGCTGTGCCTGTGCCTCCCTGCATGTACACGGATACACACAGGGCTGTCTTCGTGCATCAAAGGAGGACCCTGGTGACACGACTTGTTAAGGATTCTATGTACTGGTCCGTTTTAGCCCCAGTAACAAGGTTGCATGAGCAAACTCACTGGATGGCAGCGCGAACAATTCTCGTCCTCAGGGTCTGCAGGTCAACTGTTTGGCTGACTGCCGCTGGGTTGGTTGGGTGGCTCTCCTGGTTGTAGGTCGGCTGGGCTTGGTTCCAGGCCGTGGATTAGGCTCAGGGGTGCCCCTGAGTTCTGGGGCAACCTGGAGGATGCTTTGCTTAAGGAGGGTCGCGGGAGCAAGAGTCCGGTCCAGCACGTAAGCTCGCTTACATGCTAGCATTTCATGAACTGGACAAAGGAAGTCACATGCCCAGGCTCCGAAGCCATTAGGCACGGAagtacctcccccacccccaccccgggaggGCGAGAGgagtgaatatttgctgaatagcACCCCAAACTATCAGGCTTTTCTGCCTGGAGAGGCAGGGACGGAGCTCTGGTATGAGTTGTccgtgctgctgtaacaaatcctCACAACCTTCAGTAAAACAATGCATATTTTTTATCTTgcagttctgaaggtcagaagtctgatACAATCTCAGGAGGCTGCAATCAAGATGTCTTCGGGTCAGAAGTCTGATACAATCTCAGGAGGCTGCAATCAAGACGTCCTTGGCGGACTGTGTTCCATTCTagaggctctagaggagaatctgtttcctccAGAGTCTAGAGTCTCTGTGTACTCCTTGGTGTGTGGCCCCTGCTCTCCCACCGGGACCAGTAACTGTCAGTCAGTTTGTCTCCTGTTGCTCTGGCTTCCTCTtctgcccccttcctccttcttttattttattaaaaaaaattttttatgcctttattttattttgagagagagacagagagtgagcaggggaggggcagtgagagagggagacacagaatctgaagcaggctccaggctctgagctgtcagcacagagcctgacatggggctcgaacccatgaactgtgagatcatgacctgtgccacaGTCGGCCACTTTAAAGGGCTCTGTGATTACACAGTACCCACCACGATAATTCGGGCTAATCTCCTTTTTCCAGATCAGCTGATTAGcaacttaattttatttgcaGTCATAATTCCTTTTGTCATATCACACTCCCATATCTGGGAGTAACATATCACACCCCCAGATTCTGGGGATAGGATGTGGACACCTCTGGGGGCTGTACTTCTGACTACTACTATCTGCCTTCTGGACCCCAAAAATTCAAGCCCATCCCACATGCAAAACTCAGTGGCCTCGTCCCCAAGTCTCATCCCATGAGAGCATCAGCTCAAAGTAAAAAATTCTCACCCGAATCTCATCAGCTCAACAGTCCCAAATCTTATCATCTGAACTAGCTAGAGGAAGGCTCTGAGAATAATTCATCATTGGGCACAATTTCTTTCCATCTGTGGATCTAAGAAACTAAAGGAACAAGTTGCCTGCTCCCAAAATACAATGGTGGGGTTGACATAAGGTATCTAAAATTTACAGACTTTTCCATTCAAAATGGAGGACACGaggggcagggtgcctgggtggctcagttggtcaggtgtctgactttgactcaggtcatgatctccagttcgtgagtttgagccccttactgcatccctgtgctgacagtacagagcctgcttgggattctgtgtctccctctctctctgcctctccccctgcttgcactatgtctctttctccccccccccccaaaaaaacgttcttttaacgtttattttattttgggagagagagatagagtgtgagcaggagagggggagacagaatatgaagcaggctccaggctccgagctgtcagcacagagcccgacttggggctcgaacccatgaaccatgagatcatgacctgagccgaagtcagacgctcaaccgactg encodes:
- the C12H20orf96 gene encoding uncharacterized protein C20orf96 homolog isoform X5, which gives rise to MHRAKLSSEKAQAKIRFLGTLLRTWRNSLQELFSHEVFLTKLNCELVRAIQDMEESSTLRAREMLQQQDILATRINILEWSNQKELQQLTQELKEWEEKEESKMKDLEQQVEQLNAKIEKTHKEVSFLSTYMDHEYPVKAVQIANLVRELQQMKDAQQNELDDLNEMCRMVLEYLSEQILKTQKNLLRSLVVKSQKPHQEALLQKIREGQQMLRHIDKLREFISQFEKEIPILKAEVEQLQVQVQEPREIVFADVLLRRPKCTPDMDVTLNIPVEEPLPF
- the C12H20orf96 gene encoding uncharacterized protein C20orf96 homolog isoform X1, yielding MEVLSSPNCLQTQPVWDSLHNPQLSDSELCSMAAVQADTQWSKPSTLLPVLQTRGDKRSRMEALTSVLQGLHSKPTTSGRSQLRKPPEMHRAKLSSEKAQAKIRFLGTLLRTWRNSLQELFSHEVFLTKLNCELVRAIQDMEESSTLRAREMLQQQDILATRINILEWSNQKELQQLTQELKEWEEKEESKMKDLEQQVEQLNAKIEKTHKEVSFLSTYMDHEYPVKAVQIANLVRELQQMKDAQQNELDDLNEMCRMVLEYLSEQILKTQKNLLRSLVVKSQKPHQEALLQKIREGQQMLRHIDKLREFISQFEKEIPILKAEVEQLQVQVQEPREIVFADVLLRRPKCTPDMDVTLNIPVEEPLPF
- the C12H20orf96 gene encoding uncharacterized protein C20orf96 homolog isoform X2, giving the protein MAAVQADTQWSKPSTLLPVLQTRGDKRSRMEALTSVLQGLHSKPTTSGRSQLRKPPEMHRAKLSSEKAQAKIRFLGTLLRTWRNSLQELFSHEVFLTKLNCELVRAIQDMEESSTLRAREMLQQQDILATRINILEWSNQKELQQLTQELKEWEEKEESKMKDLEQQVEQLNAKIEKTHKEVSFLSTYMDHEYPVKAVQIANLVRELQQMKDAQQNELDDLNEMCRMVLEYLSEQILKTQKNLLRSLVVKSQKPHQEALLQKIREGQQMLRHIDKLREFISQFEKEIPILKAEVEQLQVQVQEPREIVFADVLLRRPKCTPDMDVTLNIPVEEPLPF
- the C12H20orf96 gene encoding uncharacterized protein C20orf96 homolog isoform X4, whose translation is MEVLSSPNCLQTQPVWDSLHNPQLSDSELCSMAAVQADTQWSKPSTLLPVLQTRGDKRSRMEALTSVLQGLHSKPTTSGRSQLRKPPEMHRAKLSSEKAQAKIRFLGTRINILEWSNQKELQQLTQELKEWEEKEESKMKDLEQQVEQLNAKIEKTHKEVSFLSTYMDHEYPVKAVQIANLVRELQQMKDAQQNELDDLNEMCRMVLEYLSEQILKTQKNLLRSLVVKSQKPHQEALLQKIREGQQMLRHIDKLREFISQFEKEIPILKAEVEQLQVQVQEPREIVFADVLLRRPKCTPDMDVTLNIPVEEPLPF
- the C12H20orf96 gene encoding uncharacterized protein C20orf96 homolog isoform X3; its protein translation is MEVLSSPNCLQTQPVWDSLHNPQLSDSGLHSKPTTSGRSQLRKPPEMHRAKLSSEKAQAKIRFLGTLLRTWRNSLQELFSHEVFLTKLNCELVRAIQDMEESSTLRAREMLQQQDILATRINILEWSNQKELQQLTQELKEWEEKEESKMKDLEQQVEQLNAKIEKTHKEVSFLSTYMDHEYPVKAVQIANLVRELQQMKDAQQNELDDLNEMCRMVLEYLSEQILKTQKNLLRSLVVKSQKPHQEALLQKIREGQQMLRHIDKLREFISQFEKEIPILKAEVEQLQVQVQEPREIVFADVLLRRPKCTPDMDVTLNIPVEEPLPF